The following are encoded together in the Culex pipiens pallens isolate TS chromosome 1, TS_CPP_V2, whole genome shotgun sequence genome:
- the LOC120427461 gene encoding LOW QUALITY PROTEIN: origin recognition complex subunit 5-like (The sequence of the model RefSeq protein was modified relative to this genomic sequence to represent the inferred CDS: substituted 1 base at 1 genomic stop codon): MKDFVAQSPSRSYIVVLDNADRVRDMDHNMLPMLLRLNVCVLLVSDLPFEKYFVRTGLAPVVKLFVAEYSKKDILVIMMNDFEAVREQLRIELESYKHANLSEEEIDKHLKIVEMLTPDFYENYLNIFLNVFFKVCRDLKELQLVALECFHKYCERVLDGTTAADDVTRLWRNISKTMKLALGTIFMRMENVNQELLRPITVDGQTSSESVEKMQTMKRLAQTLELPFYTKFLLIAAYLASHNAAKEDKRLFMKYHDKQKKRLQSVNAKAEVSKKMATQLGPKAFTIDRLLVIFYAILDEKVGLTCNLLAQILTLIHLKFLNFASSEGTIMDGSTRLQCTVGMDFIVHIGXMVGFNVRQYLCDFF; the protein is encoded by the exons ATGAAGGACTTTGTGGCCCAGTCGCCCTCGCGAAGCTACATCGTCGTGCTGGACAACGCCGACCGGGTGCGCGACATGGACCACAACATGCTGCCAATGTTGCTGCGACTGAACGTGTGCGTGCTGCTCGTGTCGGATTTGCCGTTTGAAAAGTACTTTGTCAGGACGGGGCTCGCGCCGGTAGTGAAGCTGTTTGTGGCCGAGTACAGCAAGAAGGACATTTTGGTGATTATGATGAACGATTTCGAGGCGGTGCGGGAGCAATTAAGGATTGAGTTGGA GTCTTACAAGCATGCCAACTTGTCGGAGGAGGAAATTGATAAGCATCTGAAGATTGTGGAGATGCTGACGCCCGATTTCTACGAAAACTACCTCAACATCTTCTTGAACGTGTTTTTCAAGGTGTGTCGCGACTTGAAGGAGCTGCAGCTGGTTGCGCTCGAGTGCTTCCACAAGTACTGCGAACGGGTGCTGGACGGGACGACTGCCGCGGACGACGTGACCCGGCTTTGGCGGAATATTTCTAAAACCATGAAACTTGCCCTCGGGACAATCTTCATGCGCATGGAGAACGTCAACCAGGAGTTGCTACGTCCCATCACCGTCGACGGCCAGACTTCTTCGGAATCCGTCGAGAAGATGCAAACGATGAAGCGGCTGGCGCAAACCCTGGAACTGCCCTTCTACACCAAGTTCCTGCTGATTGCGGCGTACCTCGCGAGTCACAACGCCGCCAAGGAGGACAAACGACTGTTTATGAAATATCACGACAAGCAAAAGAAGCGCCTCCAGTCGGTCAACGCAAAGGCCGAGGTGTCGAAGAAGATGGCCACCCAGCTGGGACCGAAGGCGTTCACCATCGACCGGCTGTTGGTAATTTTTTACGCCATTCTGGACGAGAAGGTCGGCCTGACGTGCAACTTGTTGGCGCAAATCTTAACGCTAATTCATCTCAAGTTCCTGAACTTTGCCTCCAGCGAGGGAACCATCATGGACGGCAGCACGCGACTTCAGTGCACCGTAGGAATGGACTTTATCGTGCACATCGGCTAGATGGTCGGCTTCAACGTGAGACAATACCTGTGCGATTTCTTCTAA
- the LOC128092572 gene encoding glutamyl-tRNA(Gln) amidotransferase subunit C-3, mitochondrial-like encodes MIGIPFHLRPPPGRTLHSLVLAKVLASTKPADLSGTQDKSTRQKINFHELKHPSKVPQRPNKSTIDGQSTPTRIPVDAQTVQLLERLSLVDLDSAEAHRTLEDAFEFVSQILSVDTDGVEPLNTVLERERLTLREDRVSDGKIQQDVMRNACVTEEENFVAPPGNIPLEQEPRK; translated from the coding sequence ATGATTGGAATTCCGTTCCATCTACGACCACCCCCGGGACGCACCCTCCACTCGCTGGTCCTCGCAAAGGTCCTCGCCTCAACGAAGCCGGCCGATTTATCCGGGACGCAGGACAAGAGCACCCGGCAAAAGATCAATTTCCACGAGCTTAAACATCCGAGCAAGGTTCCCCAGCGTCCAAACAAATCTACGATTGACGGCCAGTCGACACCAACCCGCATCCCGGTGGACGCCCAAACGGTGCAGCTGCTGGAGCGGTTAAGCCTGGTGGATCTGGACAGCGCCGAGGCCCACCGGACGCTCGAGGACGCGTTCGAGTTTGTGTCGCAGATTCTGTCCGTGGACACCGACGGCGTAGAACCGCTGAACACGGTACTGGAGCGCGAGCGGTTGAcgctgcgcgaggaccgcgtgTCCGACGGGAAAATCCAGCAGGATGTGATGAGGAATGCATGCGTTACCGAGGAGGAGAACTTTGTGGCGCCACCGGGAAATATTCCGCTCGAGCAGGAACCAAGGAAGTGA